In a genomic window of Pseudomonas mohnii:
- the dadA gene encoding D-amino acid dehydrogenase encodes MRVMVLGSGVIGTTSAYYLARAGFEVVVVDRQPAAAMETSFANAGQVSPGYASPWAAPGVPLKAIKWLLQRHAPLAIKATGDIDQYLWMAQMLRNCTASRYAVNKERMVRLSEYSRDCLDELRAETGIAYEGRSLGTTQLFRTQAQLDGAAKDIAVLKESGVPFELLDREGIARVEPALASVTDILAGALRLPNDQTGDCQMFTTKLAEMAANLGVQFRFGQDIQRLDFAGDRINGVWIDGKLETADRYVLALGSYSPQLLKPLGIKAPVYPLKGYSLTVPITNPAMAPTSTILDETYKVAITRFDNRIRVGGMAEIAGFDLSLNPRRRETLEMIVNDLYPQGGNLAEASFWTGLRPTTPDGTPIVGATPFKNLFLNTGHGTLGWTMACGSGRLLADLMAKKKPQISAEGLDISRYGNKTQESAKHVNPAPAHQ; translated from the coding sequence ATGCGCGTCATGGTCTTGGGTAGCGGCGTCATCGGTACCACCAGTGCTTACTATCTGGCGCGTGCCGGGTTTGAAGTGGTGGTCGTCGACCGGCAGCCGGCTGCCGCGATGGAGACCAGTTTCGCCAACGCCGGCCAGGTTTCGCCGGGTTATGCCTCGCCGTGGGCCGCACCGGGCGTGCCGCTCAAAGCCATCAAGTGGCTGTTGCAGCGTCACGCGCCGCTGGCGATCAAGGCCACTGGCGACATCGACCAATACCTGTGGATGGCGCAGATGCTGCGCAACTGCACCGCCAGCCGTTACGCGGTGAACAAGGAGCGCATGGTCCGTCTGTCCGAGTACAGCCGTGACTGCCTCGACGAATTGCGCGCCGAAACCGGCATTGCCTACGAAGGCCGCAGCCTCGGCACGACTCAACTGTTCCGTACCCAGGCCCAGCTCGACGGCGCCGCGAAAGACATCGCTGTGTTGAAAGAATCCGGCGTGCCGTTCGAACTGCTCGATCGCGAAGGCATTGCCCGCGTCGAACCGGCCCTGGCCAGCGTCACCGATATCCTCGCCGGTGCCCTGCGCCTGCCGAACGACCAGACTGGCGACTGCCAGATGTTCACCACCAAGCTGGCCGAGATGGCCGCGAACCTCGGTGTGCAATTCCGTTTCGGTCAGGACATTCAGCGCCTCGACTTCGCCGGCGATCGCATCAACGGTGTATGGATCGACGGCAAACTGGAAACCGCGGACCGCTACGTCCTGGCACTCGGCAGCTACTCGCCGCAACTGCTCAAGCCATTGGGCATCAAGGCCCCGGTGTATCCGCTCAAGGGTTACTCCCTGACCGTGCCGATCACCAACCCGGCAATGGCCCCGACCTCGACCATTCTCGACGAGACCTACAAGGTCGCAATCACCCGTTTCGACAACCGCATCCGCGTCGGCGGCATGGCTGAAATCGCCGGTTTTGACCTGTCGCTGAACCCGCGTCGGCGCGAAACCCTGGAGATGATCGTCAACGACCTTTATCCTCAGGGCGGTAATCTGGCCGAGGCCAGCTTCTGGACCGGCCTGCGTCCGACCACTCCGGACGGCACGCCGATCGTTGGCGCCACACCGTTCAAGAATCTGTTCCTGAACACCGGTCACGGCACCTTGGGCTGGACCATGGCTTGTGGTTCCGGCCGCTTGCTGGCTGATCTGATGGCCAAGAAGAAACCGCAGATCAGCGCCGAAGGCCTCGATATTTCCCGTTATGGCAACAAAACCCAGGAGTCCGCAAAGCATGTCAATCCAGCGCCAGCTCACCAATGA
- a CDS encoding RidA family protein — translation MSIQRQLTNERMSQIVTHNGTVYLAGQVGDDMNAGIEQQTREALANIERLLDLAGTDKNRLLSVTIYLKDIDAHFEGMNSVWDQWLPKGATPARATVEAKLCEPEILVELSVVAALP, via the coding sequence ATGTCAATCCAGCGCCAGCTCACCAATGAGCGCATGAGTCAGATCGTCACCCACAACGGCACGGTTTATCTGGCCGGGCAGGTTGGCGACGACATGAACGCCGGGATTGAACAGCAGACTCGTGAAGCCCTCGCCAACATCGAGCGTTTGCTCGATCTGGCCGGGACCGACAAAAACCGTCTGCTGTCGGTGACGATTTACCTGAAAGACATTGATGCACACTTCGAAGGCATGAACTCGGTCTGGGACCAGTGGTTGCCCAAAGGCGCCACACCGGCCCGTGCTACCGTCGAAGCGAAACTGTGCGAACCGGAAATCCTGGTGGAGCTGTCGGTTGTAGCCGCTCTGCCATAA
- a CDS encoding NAD(P)/FAD-dependent oxidoreductase encodes MTARARQPVSNHPHTASYYAASSLPQPQLPALKGEVLADVCVVGGGFSGLNTALELAERGLGVVLLEAHKIGWGASGRNGGQLIRGVGHGLDQFANVIGADGVRQMKLMGLEAVEIVRQRIERFQIPCDLTWGYCDLANKPRDLEGFAEDAEELRSLGYRYETRLLQPHEMHTVVGSERYVGGLVDMGSGHLHPLNLALGEAAAAQRLGVKLFEQSAVTRIDYGPEIKVHTAQGSVRAKTLVLGCNAYLNQLNPQLSGKVLPAGSYIIATEPLSEEQAHALLPQNMAVCDQRVALDYYRLSADRRLLFGGACHYSGRDPKDIAAYMRPKMLDVFPQLAGVKIDYQWGGMIGIGANRLPQIGRLNDQPNVYYAQAYSGHGVNATHLAGRLLAEAISGQHSGGFDLFAKVPHITFPGGKHLRSPLLALGMLWHRLKEWV; translated from the coding sequence ATGACTGCTCGTGCTCGGCAACCTGTCTCGAACCACCCGCATACGGCCTCCTACTACGCCGCCAGCAGCTTGCCGCAGCCGCAGCTTCCGGCGCTCAAGGGCGAAGTGCTGGCTGACGTGTGCGTGGTCGGCGGCGGGTTCTCGGGATTGAACACGGCACTTGAACTGGCCGAACGCGGCCTCGGCGTGGTGTTGCTCGAAGCGCACAAGATCGGTTGGGGCGCCAGCGGACGCAATGGCGGGCAGTTGATTCGCGGTGTCGGGCACGGCCTCGATCAGTTCGCCAACGTGATCGGTGCGGACGGTGTGCGTCAGATGAAACTCATGGGCCTGGAAGCGGTGGAAATCGTCCGACAGCGCATCGAGCGATTTCAGATCCCCTGCGACTTGACCTGGGGCTACTGCGACCTGGCCAACAAGCCCCGCGACCTCGAAGGCTTCGCCGAAGACGCCGAAGAACTGCGCAGCCTCGGTTATCGCTACGAAACCCGCCTGCTGCAACCCCATGAGATGCACACGGTGGTGGGCTCCGAGCGCTACGTCGGCGGTCTTGTCGACATGGGTTCCGGGCACCTGCACCCGCTGAACCTGGCACTGGGCGAAGCGGCTGCCGCACAACGATTGGGCGTCAAACTATTCGAACAGTCCGCCGTTACCCGAATCGATTACGGCCCCGAGATCAAGGTTCATACCGCCCAAGGCTCGGTCCGCGCCAAGACCCTAGTACTGGGCTGCAATGCTTACCTCAATCAACTCAATCCGCAACTCAGCGGCAAGGTGTTACCCGCCGGCAGTTACATCATCGCCACCGAACCATTGAGCGAGGAACAGGCACACGCCTTGCTGCCGCAAAACATGGCGGTCTGTGATCAGCGGGTGGCACTGGATTATTACCGGCTCTCGGCGGATCGACGCTTGCTGTTCGGCGGCGCCTGCCATTACTCAGGTCGCGACCCGAAAGACATCGCCGCCTATATGCGGCCAAAAATGCTGGACGTGTTCCCGCAGTTGGCCGGCGTGAAGATCGATTATCAATGGGGAGGCATGATCGGCATCGGCGCCAACCGCTTGCCTCAGATCGGTCGACTCAACGACCAGCCGAACGTGTATTACGCTCAGGCCTATTCCGGCCATGGTGTGAATGCCACGCACCTGGCGGGCAGGTTACTGGCCGAGGCCATCAGTGGTCAGCACAGCGGTGGGTTCGATCTGTTCGCCAAGGTGCCACACATCACCTTCCCCGGCGGCAAGCATCTGCGCTCGCCATTGTTGGCGCTGGGGATGTTGTGGCATCGGCTGAAAGAGTGGGTTTGA
- a CDS encoding Lrp/AsnC ligand binding domain-containing protein, which translates to MRTNTQTKRELDKIDRNILRILQADGRISFTELGEKVGLSTTPCTERVRRLEREGIIMGYYARLNPQHLKGSLLVFVEISLDYKSGDTFEEFRRAVLKLPHVLECHLVSGDFDYLVKARISEMASYRKLLGDILLKLPHVRESKSYIVMEEVKESLNLPIAD; encoded by the coding sequence ATGCGTACCAACACTCAAACCAAACGAGAGCTGGACAAGATCGACCGCAACATCCTGCGGATCCTGCAAGCGGACGGGCGTATCTCCTTCACCGAGCTGGGGGAGAAGGTCGGACTCTCGACCACGCCCTGCACAGAGCGGGTGCGGCGCCTGGAACGCGAAGGGATCATCATGGGTTACTACGCGCGGCTCAATCCGCAGCACCTCAAGGGCAGCCTTCTGGTGTTCGTGGAAATCAGTCTCGACTACAAATCCGGCGACACTTTCGAAGAGTTCCGACGCGCGGTGCTGAAGCTGCCACACGTGCTGGAGTGCCATTTGGTGTCAGGGGATTTCGACTATCTGGTGAAGGCACGGATCTCCGAAATGGCCTCGTACCGCAAGCTGCTGGGCGACATCCTGCTCAAGCTGCCCCATGTGCGCGAATCCAAGAGTTACATCGTGATGGAAGAGGTGAAAGAGAGCTTGAATTTGCCGATTGCGGATTGA
- a CDS encoding xanthine phosphoribosyltransferase, whose translation MEALHQKIREQGIVLSDQVLKVDAFLNHQIDPALMKLIGDEFASLFKDSGITKIVTIEASGIAPAIMTGLNLGVPVIFARKHQSLTLTENLLSASVYSFTKQTESTVAISPRHLTSSDRVLIIDDFLANGKASQALISIIKQAGATVAGLGIVIEKSFQGGRAELDAQGYRVESLARVQSLAGGVVTFIE comes from the coding sequence ATGGAAGCACTGCACCAGAAAATTCGCGAACAAGGCATCGTGCTTTCCGACCAGGTCCTGAAGGTCGATGCCTTTCTGAACCACCAGATCGACCCTGCCCTGATGAAGCTGATCGGCGACGAGTTCGCCTCGCTGTTCAAGGACTCGGGCATCACCAAGATCGTCACCATCGAAGCCTCGGGCATCGCCCCGGCGATCATGACGGGCCTGAACCTTGGCGTACCGGTGATTTTCGCCCGCAAGCACCAGTCCCTGACCCTGACCGAAAACCTGCTGTCGGCTTCCGTCTACTCGTTCACCAAGCAGACCGAGAGCACCGTCGCGATCTCCCCGCGCCACCTGACCAGCAGCGACCGCGTACTGATCATCGACGACTTCCTGGCCAACGGTAAGGCGTCCCAGGCACTGATTTCGATCATCAAGCAGGCCGGCGCCACCGTGGCTGGTTTGGGGATCGTGATCGAGAAGTCGTTCCAGGGCGGTCGTGCGGAGCTGGATGCCCAGGGCTATCGCGTCGAGTCCCTGGCGCGCGTGCAGTCGCTGGCCGGCGGCGTCGTGACCTTCATCGAGTAA
- a CDS encoding YkgJ family cysteine cluster protein, translating to MSCNSQKIRTLRQQIPSFECVPGCHDCCGPVTTSPEEMSRLPRKTRAEQDAAMEALNCVHLGPNGCTVYEERPLICRLFGTTKSLPCPNGRGPVELIHPRVEKQVFEYMASNRQVLV from the coding sequence ATGAGCTGCAACAGTCAGAAAATCCGCACGCTTCGCCAGCAGATTCCCTCGTTCGAGTGCGTCCCCGGCTGCCATGACTGCTGTGGTCCGGTGACGACCTCGCCGGAAGAAATGTCGCGCCTGCCGCGCAAGACCCGGGCCGAGCAGGACGCGGCGATGGAGGCACTCAACTGTGTGCACCTGGGACCGAACGGTTGCACGGTGTATGAAGAGCGGCCGCTGATCTGCCGGTTGTTCGGCACGACCAAGAGCTTGCCGTGCCCTAATGGCCGGGGACCGGTGGAGCTGATTCATCCGCGGGTGGAGAAGCAGGTGTTCGAGTACATGGCTTCGAATCGGCAGGTCCTCGTCTGA
- a CDS encoding acetyl-CoA hydrolase/transferase C-terminal domain-containing protein, which yields MVQLCSIEQAVDDVLARLPAHIHMGLPLGLGKPNHFVNALYQRIAQLPQRRLTIYTALCLGRPALGDGLQKRFLEPFTERVFGDYPELDFLADLRRDSLPRNIHIQQFFMQPGSLLHSESAQQDYISSNYSHAARDINAAGLNLVAQLVASHAEHPDRLSLSCNPDITLDLLPMIARRRAAGETILMLGQVHNDLPYMPGDAEVGIDTFDLLIDEKDNTTLFSTPNMPVGFQDHFIGLHASTLVRDGGTLQIGIGAMGDALTAALLARQADNSGYKTLLADLNLSQWAQLIDREGGTEPFAKGLYGCSEMFVNGLLVLADAGIVRRKVYPDVPTQQQANAGSLDEAAQTDGISVHGGFFLGPRSFYERLRELPQGKRLEFNMTRISYINELYGQEELKRLQRLDARFINTAFTMTLLGAGVADQLEDGRVLSGVGGQYNFVAQGHALQGARSVLLLRSWRESGGDVSSNMVWEYGHCTIPRHLRDIVVTEYGIADLRGKTDAAVIEALLNISDSRFQPGLIEQAQKVGKLPKDFRLDPRFTNNSPQRLQAIQARHPHLFPEYPLGCDFTEVERDLLRALNWLKSKFKLSEILELGKAALDAPEPDAFPEHLERMQLTNPEGLKEDLFQRLLLTGLKATAQ from the coding sequence ATGGTTCAGCTGTGTTCTATCGAGCAAGCGGTTGACGATGTGTTGGCACGGTTGCCGGCGCATATCCACATGGGCCTGCCTTTGGGCCTGGGCAAGCCCAATCACTTCGTCAACGCGTTGTATCAACGTATCGCGCAATTGCCGCAGCGACGGCTGACGATCTACACCGCGCTGTGCCTGGGGCGCCCCGCGCTGGGTGACGGGTTGCAAAAGCGTTTCCTCGAACCCTTCACCGAACGGGTTTTCGGCGATTACCCGGAACTGGATTTCCTTGCTGACCTGCGTCGCGACAGCTTGCCGCGCAACATCCATATCCAGCAGTTTTTCATGCAGCCCGGCAGTCTGCTGCACAGTGAATCGGCCCAGCAGGATTACATCAGCAGCAACTACAGCCATGCCGCGCGGGATATCAACGCCGCCGGGTTGAACCTGGTTGCGCAGTTGGTGGCCAGTCATGCCGAGCATCCAGACCGCTTGAGCCTGAGCTGCAACCCGGATATCACCCTCGACCTGTTGCCAATGATCGCCAGGCGCCGGGCCGCCGGGGAGACGATCCTGATGCTTGGCCAGGTGCACAACGATTTGCCCTACATGCCCGGTGATGCCGAGGTCGGCATCGATACGTTTGATCTGCTGATCGACGAAAAGGACAACACCACGCTGTTCTCCACGCCGAACATGCCGGTGGGGTTCCAGGATCACTTCATCGGATTGCACGCCAGCACGCTGGTGCGCGATGGCGGCACCTTGCAGATCGGTATCGGCGCCATGGGCGATGCGCTGACTGCCGCGTTGCTGGCACGGCAGGCCGATAACAGCGGCTACAAGACCTTGTTGGCGGATCTGAATCTGAGCCAGTGGGCTCAATTGATCGACCGCGAAGGCGGCACCGAGCCGTTCGCCAAAGGTCTTTACGGTTGCAGCGAAATGTTCGTCAACGGTCTGCTGGTGCTGGCGGATGCCGGGATCGTACGGCGCAAGGTCTACCCGGATGTGCCGACCCAGCAACAGGCGAATGCCGGCTCCCTGGACGAAGCGGCGCAGACTGACGGCATTTCGGTGCATGGCGGCTTCTTCCTCGGGCCGCGCAGTTTCTATGAGCGCTTGCGCGAACTGCCGCAAGGCAAGCGGCTCGAATTCAACATGACCCGTATCAGCTACATCAACGAACTCTATGGCCAGGAAGAGTTGAAGCGCTTGCAGCGCCTCGATGCACGGTTCATCAACACCGCATTCACCATGACCTTGCTCGGCGCGGGCGTGGCGGATCAGCTTGAGGACGGACGCGTGCTCAGCGGGGTGGGCGGGCAGTACAACTTCGTTGCCCAGGGCCATGCGTTGCAGGGCGCGCGCTCGGTGCTACTGCTGCGCAGCTGGCGCGAGTCGGGCGGCGACGTCAGTTCCAATATGGTTTGGGAGTATGGTCACTGCACGATACCGCGGCATTTGCGCGACATCGTGGTCACCGAGTACGGCATCGCCGATCTGCGGGGCAAGACCGATGCGGCAGTGATTGAGGCGTTGTTGAATATCAGCGACTCACGTTTCCAGCCGGGGCTGATCGAGCAGGCGCAGAAGGTCGGCAAATTGCCGAAGGATTTCCGTCTCGATCCGCGTTTCACCAACAACAGCCCGCAACGTCTGCAGGCGATTCAGGCGCGGCACCCGCACTTGTTTCCAGAGTATCCGTTGGGCTGCGATTTCACGGAAGTGGAGCGGGACTTGTTGCGGGCGCTGAATTGGCTCAAGAGCAAATTCAAGCTGAGCGAGATTCTGGAGTTGGGCAAGGCTGCGCTGGATGCGCCGGAGCCCGATGCGTTTCCTGAACACTTGGAACGCATGCAGCTGACCAACCCGGAAGGCCTGAAAGAAGACCTGTTCCAGCGCCTGCTGCTCACGGGCCTGAAGGCCACCGCGCAATAA
- the alr gene encoding alanine racemase: MRPARALIDLQALRHNYQIAREVSGAKALAVIKADAYGHGAVRCAQALEAEADGFAVACIEEALELRAAGIRAPVLLLEGFFEADELSLIVEHDFWCVVHSLWQLEAIEKAALSKPIVVWLKLDSGMHRVGLHPKDYQAAYQRLLASGKVAKIVLMSHFARADELHSQASAEQVAVFEAARQGLSAEVSLRNSPAVLGWPQVPSDWVRPGIMLYGATPFEEANALAARLQPVMTLESKVICVRELPAGEPIGYGAKFITQKPMRVGVVAMGYADGYPRQAPTGTPVLVAGQRSQLIGRVSMDMLCIDLTDVPQAGLGSTVELWGKNILASDVAIAAGTIPYQIFCNLRRVPLLYSGA; the protein is encoded by the coding sequence ATGCGTCCTGCCCGTGCCCTGATCGACCTTCAAGCCCTGCGTCATAACTACCAAATCGCCCGTGAAGTTTCGGGTGCCAAGGCCCTCGCGGTCATCAAGGCCGACGCTTATGGCCATGGCGCGGTGCGTTGCGCCCAGGCGCTGGAAGCCGAGGCCGACGGTTTTGCCGTGGCCTGCATCGAAGAAGCCCTGGAACTGCGTGCCGCGGGCATTCGTGCGCCGGTGCTGTTGCTGGAAGGTTTTTTCGAAGCCGATGAACTGTCGCTGATCGTCGAGCATGACTTCTGGTGCGTGGTGCATTCGCTGTGGCAGCTCGAAGCGATCGAGAAGGCCGCACTGAGCAAACCGATTGTGGTCTGGCTCAAACTCGATTCGGGCATGCACCGGGTGGGCCTGCATCCGAAGGATTACCAGGCGGCCTATCAACGTCTGCTGGCCAGTGGCAAGGTCGCGAAGATCGTGCTGATGAGCCACTTCGCCCGTGCAGATGAGTTGCACAGTCAAGCGAGCGCCGAGCAGGTCGCGGTGTTTGAAGCGGCGCGTCAGGGGTTGTCGGCCGAGGTCAGCCTGCGCAACTCGCCGGCGGTGCTCGGTTGGCCGCAGGTCCCGAGCGATTGGGTGCGCCCGGGCATCATGCTCTACGGCGCCACGCCATTCGAAGAAGCCAATGCCCTGGCTGCACGCCTGCAACCGGTGATGACCCTCGAATCGAAAGTGATCTGCGTGCGTGAACTGCCGGCCGGCGAGCCGATTGGTTATGGCGCCAAATTCATCACCCAGAAACCGATGCGCGTTGGCGTGGTGGCCATGGGTTACGCCGATGGCTACCCGCGCCAGGCGCCGACCGGCACGCCAGTGTTGGTTGCCGGGCAACGTAGCCAGTTGATCGGTCGCGTGTCGATGGACATGCTGTGCATCGACCTGACCGATGTGCCGCAAGCGGGCCTGGGTTCTACCGTGGAGCTGTGGGGCAAGAACATTCTGGCCAGCGACGTGGCCATTGCGGCCGGGACAATTCCTTACCAGATCTTCTGCAACCTGCGCCGGGTGCCACTGCTCTATTCCGGGGCCTGA
- a CDS encoding c-type cytochrome produces the protein MKMLAAPATVLALWAVSAQAATNDDIAKRLEPVGQVCVQGKECKGMEVAASAGGGGGAKTPDEVIAKHCNACHGSGLLGAPKIGDAAAWKDRADHQGGLDGILAKAITGINSMPPKGTCADCSDAELKGAIQKMSGLK, from the coding sequence ATGAAAATGCTGGCTGCACCAGCAACCGTATTGGCCCTCTGGGCTGTCAGCGCTCAAGCTGCGACCAACGACGATATTGCCAAGCGCCTTGAGCCAGTCGGCCAAGTGTGTGTTCAGGGTAAAGAGTGCAAAGGCATGGAAGTCGCCGCCTCTGCCGGCGGCGGTGGCGGTGCCAAGACGCCTGACGAAGTGATTGCAAAACATTGCAACGCTTGCCACGGCTCCGGCCTGCTGGGCGCACCGAAAATCGGTGATGCCGCTGCCTGGAAAGATCGTGCCGATCACCAGGGCGGCCTGGACGGCATCCTGGCCAAAGCCATTACCGGTATCAACTCGATGCCGCCTAAAGGCACTTGCGCCGATTGCTCCGACGCCGAGCTCAAAGGCGCGATCCAGAAGATGTCCGGCCTGAAGTAA
- a CDS encoding cupin domain-containing protein: MDVGERLQSIRKLKGLSQRELAKRAGVTNSTISMIEKNSVSPSISSLRKVLGGIPMSMVEFFSEEILQEKPAQIVYKANELIDISDGAVTMKLVGRAHPSRAITFLTEIYPPGADTGEEMLTHEGEETGILVEGRLELVVGLETFVLEAGDSYYFESTKPHRFRNPFDAPARLISAATPANF; encoded by the coding sequence TTGGACGTCGGTGAGCGACTGCAATCAATCCGTAAGCTCAAAGGTCTTTCCCAGCGTGAGCTCGCCAAGCGCGCGGGCGTCACCAACAGCACCATTTCGATGATCGAGAAGAACAGCGTCAGCCCCTCGATCAGCTCGCTGCGCAAAGTGTTGGGCGGGATTCCCATGTCCATGGTCGAGTTCTTCTCGGAAGAAATCCTGCAGGAAAAACCGGCTCAGATCGTCTACAAAGCCAACGAGCTGATCGATATTTCCGATGGTGCAGTGACCATGAAACTGGTTGGCCGGGCACACCCGAGTCGGGCGATCACGTTCCTCACTGAAATCTACCCGCCAGGCGCCGATACCGGTGAAGAGATGCTCACCCATGAGGGCGAGGAAACCGGCATTTTGGTCGAGGGACGGCTGGAACTGGTGGTGGGACTCGAAACATTTGTGCTCGAGGCGGGCGATAGCTACTACTTTGAAAGTACCAAGCCGCATCGTTTCCGTAATCCGTTCGATGCGCCGGCGCGACTAATCAGCGCAGCTACACCGGCGAACTTTTAA
- the rep gene encoding DNA helicase Rep, translating to MSRLNPRQQEAVSYVGGPLLVLAGAGSGKTSVITRKIAHLIQNCGIRAQYIVAMTFTNKAAREMKERVGTLLRAGEGRGLTVCTFHNLGLNIIRKEHARLGYKPGFSIFDEADVKALMTDIMQKEYSGDDGVDEIKNMIGAWKNDLILPPQALENARNPKEQTAAIVYTHYQRTLKAFNAVDFDDLILLPVKLFEEHADILEKWQNKVRYLLVDEYQDTNASQYLLVKMLIGKRNQFTVVGDDDQSIYAWRGARPENLMLLKDDYPSLKVVMLEQNYRSTSRILRCANVLISNNPHEFEKQLWSEMGHGDEIRVIRCRNEDAEAERVAVEILSLHLRTDRPYSDFAILYRGNYQAKLIELKLQHHQVPYRLSGGNSFFGRQEVKDLMAYFRLIVNPDDDNAFLRVINVPRREIGSTTLEKLGNYATERKISMYAATDEIGLGEHLDSRFTDRLSRFKRFMDKVREQCAGEDPISALRSMVMDIDYENWLRTNSSSDKAADYRMGNVWFLIEALKNTLEKDEDGEMTVEDAIGKLVLRDMLERQQEEEDGAEGVQMMTLHASKGLEFPYVFIMGMEEEILPHRSSIEADTIEEERRLAYVGITRARQTLAFTFAAKRKQYGEIIDCAPSRFLDELPPDDLAWEGNDDTPTEVKAVRGNSALADIRAMLKR from the coding sequence ATGTCCCGACTCAATCCCCGGCAGCAAGAAGCCGTGAGCTACGTCGGCGGCCCTCTTTTGGTGCTCGCCGGCGCTGGCTCCGGCAAGACCAGCGTGATCACGCGCAAGATCGCACATTTGATCCAGAACTGTGGCATCCGCGCCCAGTACATCGTCGCCATGACCTTTACCAACAAGGCGGCGCGCGAGATGAAGGAACGGGTCGGCACGCTGCTGCGCGCCGGTGAAGGCCGCGGCTTGACGGTCTGTACCTTCCACAACCTGGGCCTGAACATCATCCGCAAGGAGCACGCGCGGCTGGGCTATAAGCCGGGCTTCTCGATTTTCGACGAGGCCGACGTCAAGGCCCTGATGACCGACATCATGCAGAAGGAATACTCGGGCGACGACGGCGTCGACGAGATCAAGAACATGATCGGCGCCTGGAAGAACGACCTGATCCTGCCGCCCCAGGCCCTGGAAAACGCACGCAACCCCAAGGAACAGACGGCTGCCATCGTCTACACCCACTACCAGCGCACGCTCAAGGCGTTCAACGCGGTGGACTTCGACGACTTGATCCTGCTGCCGGTGAAGCTGTTCGAAGAACACGCCGACATCCTGGAAAAGTGGCAGAACAAGGTGCGCTACCTGCTGGTGGACGAATACCAGGACACCAACGCCAGCCAGTACCTGCTGGTGAAAATGCTCATCGGCAAGCGTAACCAGTTCACCGTGGTGGGCGACGACGACCAGTCGATCTATGCCTGGCGCGGCGCGCGCCCGGAAAACCTGATGCTGCTCAAGGACGACTACCCGTCGTTGAAAGTGGTGATGCTGGAGCAGAACTATCGCTCCACCAGCCGCATCCTGCGCTGCGCCAACGTGCTGATTTCGAACAACCCCCACGAATTCGAAAAGCAGCTGTGGAGTGAAATGGGCCACGGCGACGAGATCCGCGTGATCCGCTGCCGCAACGAAGACGCCGAAGCCGAGCGCGTGGCCGTGGAAATCCTCAGCCTGCACTTGCGCACCGATCGCCCTTACAGCGATTTCGCCATCCTGTATCGCGGTAACTACCAGGCCAAGCTGATCGAGCTGAAGTTGCAGCACCACCAGGTGCCGTATCGCCTGTCCGGCGGTAACAGCTTTTTCGGACGCCAGGAAGTGAAAGACCTGATGGCCTACTTCCGCCTGATCGTGAACCCGGACGACGACAACGCCTTCCTGCGGGTGATCAACGTCCCACGCCGGGAAATCGGCTCGACCACCCTGGAGAAGCTGGGCAACTACGCCACCGAGCGAAAAATCTCGATGTACGCCGCCACCGACGAAATCGGCCTGGGCGAGCACCTGGATTCACGCTTCACCGATCGCCTGTCGCGCTTCAAGCGCTTCATGGACAAGGTGCGCGAGCAATGCGCCGGCGAAGACCCGATCTCGGCCCTGCGCAGCATGGTCATGGACATCGACTACGAGAACTGGCTGCGTACCAACAGCTCCAGCGACAAGGCCGCCGACTACCGCATGGGTAACGTCTGGTTCCTCATCGAGGCGCTGAAGAACACCCTGGAAAAAGACGAAGACGGCGAAATGACCGTCGAAGACGCCATCGGCAAACTGGTGCTGCGCGACATGCTGGAGCGTCAACAGGAAGAGGAAGACGGCGCCGAAGGTGTGCAGATGATGACCCTGCACGCCTCCAAGGGCCTGGAATTCCCTTACGTGTTCATCATGGGCATGGAAGAGGAAATCCTCCCCCACCGCTCCAGCATCGAAGCCGACACCATCGAAGAAGAACGCCGACTGGCCTACGTCGGGATCACCCGCGCGCGTCAGACCCTGGCCTTCACCTTTGCCGCCAAGCGCAAGCAATACGGCGAGATCATCGACTGCGCACCGAGTCGCTTCCTCGATGAACTGCCGCCGGACGACTTGGCCTGGGAAGGCAACGACGACACCCCGACCGAAGTCAAAGCCGTTCGCGGCAATAGCGCATTGGCGGATATACGCGCGATGTTAAAGCGCTAG